The following DNA comes from Curtobacterium sp. 9128.
AGACCCGGCACGTCCGGCAGGACGTCCACGGCGCCGGAGGCGACGACCACGCGACGGGCCGTCACCCGCGCGCCGGAGTCGAGGGTGGCGGTGAAGGCGACCTCGTCGGCATCGCTCGCCGGCGCGGGGGACGCGGCCACGAGCCTCCCGGCCGTGATGTCGACCCCGTACCGGGCGACCTCCGCACGACCGGTCCGGGTCAGCTCGAGCGGTCGCGTGCCCTCCTGTCCGAGGTAGTTGTGGACGCCCGCCGCCGGGGCGTTGCGGGGGTCGCCCGCGTCCACCACCAGCACGGAACGGCGAGAGCGGCCGAGGATGAGAGCGGCGGCGAGTCCGGCGGCTCCGCCGCCGATGACGATCACGTCGTAGGTGTCACGCATGCCGACATCGTGCGGCACCGCCCATGACCTGGCAACGAACCTTGCCGCTCTGGCAACATGGTCGGCATGGACCACGGACAGGAGGCTCGGCCCACCTCGCGGACGACGGCTGAGGTCGTCGACGGGGTCGGGCCCCGGCTGCGCACGTTGCGTCAGCGACGTGACGTCACGTTGGCTGCGCTGGCGACGGAGACCGGGATCTCGGTGAGCACGCTCTCGCGGCTGGAGTCGGGGCAGCGCAAGCCGACGCTGGAGCTGCTGCTGCCGCTGGCCCGGGCGTACCAGGTGCCGCTCGACGACCTCGTGGGGGCGCCGCAGACCGGCGATCCGCGGGTGCACATGAAGCCCGAGATGCACGGTGGGCGGGTCGTCGTGCCGCTCACCCGGCGGACCGGGGGAGTGCGGTCGTTCAAGCAGCTCTTCCCGCCGCACTCGCCCGGTGGTGAACCGTCCCCGAAGACGCACGAGGGCTACGAGTGGCTCTACGTGCTGTCCGGTCGGCTGCGGCTGGTGCTCGGCGAACACGACTTCGACCTCGGGCCGGGTGAGGTCGTCGAGTTCGACACGCACACGCCGCACTGGATCGGGAACGTGACGGACCACGTGACCGAGGTGCTCTGCCTGTACGGGCCGCAGGGCGAGCGGGCGCACGTGCGGTCGCGGCCGGTGTCGGCCGGCTGAGGCGCCGATGCGGTTTGCGACCTTCCTGTGTCGGAGCGCATCGGCGGCCGCGCAGCGTTGCACGGGCACGTCGTCCGCAGTTCGTGGGCCGTGCACGCGGGAGGCCGCTCATGAACACCAACCGATCCGAGGACGACCTCGGGACCCCGATCCACGACCGCACGGCGGCTGCTGAAGGCCACGAGGTGCACCCGGGAGTGACGGTGCCGTCGTGGTCGAACGCCACGCCGGTGCCGCCCGCTGCCACTCCGACTCCTGTTCCGGCTCCTGCTGGTGCTGCTTCTGGTGGTGCTGCTTCTGGCGGGGGCACTTCTGGCGGGGGCGCTTCCGGCGCCGGGGACGCCGCGAAGGACGTGGCTGGGGATGCGAAGGAGAAGGCCGGTGACGTCGCCGGTACGGCGAAGGAGCAGGCGTCGAAGGTCGCCTCCGAGGCCGCCGACCACGCCAAGGAGCTCTACGGACAGGCATCCGAGAACCTCAAGGAGCAGGCGTCGCAGCAGCAGCAGCGTGCCGCAGGCGGCCTCCGGAGTCTCGGCGAACAGCTCGGGCACATGGCCGAGAAGGACGACGAGCAGGGCATCGCGGCGAAGGTCGTCCGTGACCTGGCCGGGAGGGCGACCTCGGTCGCCGGGTACCTCGACGACCGTGACCCCGGTTCCCTCCTCGGCGAGGTGAAGTCGTTCGCCGCCAAGCGTCCTGCGACCTTCATCGCGATCGCGGCAGGCGCGGGGATCCTCGCGGGCCGCCTGACGAAGGCGCTCACCGCGGACGCGAAGCACACCCACGAGGCGGAAGCAGCACGCCACGACCCGACGACGGGGCCGACGGCATGAGCCACTCCGGTGCGCTCCCGACCGACGAGCCGTCTCCGGGGGAACGCGCGGCGAGCACGCCGCTCGGCACGCTGCTGTCCGACGCCACCCGCGACCTGTCGGAGCTGTTCCGGCAGGAGGTCGCTCTGGCCAAGGCCGAACTCACCGAGTCCGGGAAGAAGGCGGCCAAGGGTGCCGGCCTGCTGAGCGGTGCCGGCGTGGCCGGTCTGTTCGCGCTCCTGTTCCTGACGATCGCGGCCTGGTGGGGCCTCGGGTACCTGATCGGCAACGCCTGGTCGGGCCTCGTCGTCGCCGTCGTCTACGCGATCGTCGCCGCCGTGCTGGCGCTGCGGGGACGCAAGGAACTGAAGACCATCACGGGCGCGCCGCAGACGGTCGCCACCGCCAAGGAAGTCCCCGAAGCACTGAAGCCCAACCGGAGGAAGCCATGAGCACCCCAGACGAGATCCGCGCCGAGATCGAGCGCACCAGAGGGGACCTCGGCTCCGACGTCGACGCCCTCGCCGACAAGGTCAGCCCGTCGTCGATCGCCCACCGACAGTCCGAGAAGGTGAAGACGCGTTTCCAGGGCGTCCGCGACTCGGTGATGGGGGCTGCCGACTCCGCTCGGTCGAGTGCGTCCGAGAGTGCCTCCGGCGCTGCCGACTCGGCGAAGGGAGCCGTGCGCCAGGCTTCCGGCACGGCGAAGGGCAACCCGCTCGCCGTCGGGCTCATCGCCTTCGGGGCCGGGTGGCTCGTCTCGGCGCTGCTGCCGTCGACGGACCGCGAGGAGGAGCTCGCGAGCGAGGTCAAGGAACGCTCCAAGCCGCTCGTCGACGAGGTGAAGGAGCAGGCGCAGGACGCCGGCTCGCAGCTCGGTGACGCGGCGAAGGGGCACGTGTCGGACCTGAAGGACTCTGCGCAGCACGCGGCGCAGACGGTGAAGGACGAGGCGCAGGGGGCGGCGTCCGACGTGCGCGACCACGCGCAGTCGGCCACTGAGGACGTGCGCGGGGCCTGACGGTCTCGTTGCGGGCGGACGGTGTCGTGCCGGCCGCCAGGATGGCGGTCGGCGTGGTGCCGGCCGCCTTCCGCGTACGTTCGGGTCAGAACACGTGTGCCATGACGTCGTCCAGGAGTCCCGACGTGGGGACGTTCGCCTGGCTGATGTGGATCGCGATGTCACCACGGGTGAAGTAGGTCACACCCGTCTCGACGCCGTACTGGTTGTCGGTGCTGATCCGTTGGCACCGGTAGCCCTCGGCGAGGTGCTCGCACTGGAAGCCCTGCAGGCCCTGCAGCACGGCGAACGCCTTCGACGAGTCGACCACCTGCACGGCGATCGTCACGTTCGTGATGTCCGCTCGGGGGTCGCGCCAGACGCAGTAGAGGCGCTTGCCGTCGGGCTGCAGCACCGGCGTGAACACCGACTTCGGGATCTCGACGGGATCGCCGACGACCGCGGGGTCGTTGAGCGGCGCGCGGAGGAACGAGTCCTTCCACTTGCTCGTGGTGATGAGTCCGTCGCACGTGTCCGGGACCGTGCCGCCGTCGTAGTCGACCCCCGGGACCGGCGTGATCGTCGAGGTCGGGCGCGGGGTGGTGCTCGTGCTCGGACCCGGTGTCGTGCTAGTGCTGGGGGCCGGTGTCGTGCTCGGTGTCGTACTCGCGCTCGGCGTCGGGTCCGGGGTGGTGTTCCCGGTGCAGCCGCTGAGCAGCGTCGCCGTCACTGCCAGCGCGATCGCGATCCCCGCGGCGCGCCGTCGTGCGTTCCCCATCGTGTGCTCCCCTCCGCTCCCCGAATCTACGGACGTCGCGCCTGGTGTGCGGTTGCTGTTCGATCACGATGCGGTCCTCGACGTGGTGGTCGCCGGCACGACGCCCCGGAGGGTGTTCGGCGCCAGGCGATACGGTCGGGGCATGGACTCGCCCGATGACCTCGCCGACGAACTCCGGGAGTCGATCGGGCGGATCGTCCGTGCGACCCGCGGCAAGGTCGACACGATCCCGCCGGCGCACTCGGCGACGCTCGGGCTGCTCGACCGGCAGGGTGCCATGACGATCGCCGACCTCGCCCGCAAGCGCGGGGTGAAGCACCAGGGGCAGTCCCGCACGATCGGCGAGCTCGAGGAACGCGGGCTGGTCGTACGGGAGACCTCGGCCGAGGACCGCCGGGTGTCGGTGATCGGCATCACCCCGACCGGACGCGACGTGGTGCTGCGGGACCGACGGGCGCGGGCGGACTGGCTCGCCACGGCGATCGCGGAGGACCTGTCGGCCGACGAACGGGAGATGCTCGCCCGGATGCCGCCGTTGCTCCACCGGATCGCCCGGCGCGTCGAGGAGTGACGACCACGGCGCACCGGTGACACGTCGTCGCGGACTGAGCCGGTGCAGAGGCGGGCAGAGTTGCCTGGGCTGATGTCTGCCGACCCCAGCACCGCTGTCCTGTTCGACATCGACGGGACGCTCGTCGACTCGAACTACGCCCATGTCGACGCGTGGTGGCGGGCGTTCCGCGCCGTCGACGAGTCCGTCGACGCCTGGCGCATCCACCGCGCGATCGGCATGGACTCCTCCCGCCTGCTCGGGTCGTTGCTCCCCGACGCACCCGACGACGTCCGCGCGACCGCGAAGCAGTACCACTCCGCGTACTACGCCGAGCAGATGCCACGGTTGCGCACACTGCCCGGAGCCGGCGAACTGTTGCGGGCCGTCGGCTCCCTGGGGCATGCGGTGGTGCTCGCCACGAGTGCTCCCGCTTCCGAGCTCGTCCGGCTGCGGGAAGTCCTCGACGCCGAGGAGTGGATCACCGCGGTGACCAGCTCCGAGGACGTCGACGAGGCGAAGCCGGCGCCCGGGATCGTCCAGGTCGCGCTCGACCGGGTCGGGGTCGTCGCGGAGCGGGCGGTCATGGTCGGGGACGCGATGTGGGACGTCGAGGCGTCGGCGAGGGTCGGCGTGCCGTGCGTCTCCGTGATGACGGGCGGCATCGGTGGCGACGAACTGCGGCAGGCCGGAGCCGCTGCCGTGTACGACGACGCGGCAGCGGTCCTGGCGGATCTCGACGGCGGCCCGATCGGCGCGCTCGGATCGCCCGGGTCGATCGGCGGGCGCTCGTGACGGTGCGCGGCGTCGACCACGTCGGGCTCACCGTGCCGGACGTCGACGCGGCGACGACCTTCCTCGTCGAGGCCTTCGACGCGGTCGTGCTCTACGACACGCTCCCCGCCGACGCGCCGCCGAAGGGCGGCCACGAGACGGACGAGCGACTCGGCGTACCGGACGGTGCCCGCGAGGTCCGCGTCCGGATGCTCGCCCTGCCCGGCGGGCCCGGCATCGAGCTGTTCGCGTTCGACGGTGCTGCGCAAGGGGCCCCAGCGGTGCCGACGGACCTCGGATGGCAGCACGTCGCGCTGTACGTCGACGACCTCGACGTGACACTCGACCGGGTCGTGCGTGCCGGCGCCGTCGCGCTCGGTGTACCCCGCCCGCTCCCGGGGCCCGAGGAGGGTGCCCGGAACCGGTTCGTCTACGTCCGGACACCGTGGGGGAGCACCGTCGAGCTGCTGACGTACCCCGATCCGCAGCCGTACGAGGCGCACACGGACCGTCGTCGCTGGCACCCCTGACCCCGAACCCGCGTTCGGCGGTGTCGTCCGTGCGTGTCAGGATGGTCGATCGTGATCACGATCGAACGCGTCGCCTGGGAAGACCCCCGCGGAGTCGTCCTCCGCGCCCGCATGGACGAGGAGATGCACGAGCGCTACGGGTCGGCAGCCGCCGACGAGGACCCCGCCGTCACCGCCGAGCGCGACCGGTCGCTCGCCGTCGATCCGGCCACGGTCATCACCTCGGTGCTCGCGATCGACGAGGACGGCGAGGCCGTCGGGCACATCGCGGTCCGTCGGCTCCGTGACGAGGTCGAGCTCAAGCGCCTCATCGTGCTGTCGTCCGCTCGCGGCAAGGGTGCGGCGACGGCGCTGCTCGACGAATGTGAACACATCGGTCGCGAACACGGTGCACGGCGGTTGATCCTGCAGACCGGCAATCGGCAGCCCGACGCCGTCGCCCTGTACGAGAAGACCGGATGGCGCTCGATCCCCGTGTACGAGCCGTACGCGGCGACGATGCCGTGGTCGTTCTGCTTCGACAAGGCGTTGTAGCACCTCCCGTATTGCACTTTTGCGCCATGAGTGCAATTCTTGTCCGGTGAGCACAGCCGAACGCACC
Coding sequences within:
- a CDS encoding phage holin family protein; translation: MSHSGALPTDEPSPGERAASTPLGTLLSDATRDLSELFRQEVALAKAELTESGKKAAKGAGLLSGAGVAGLFALLFLTIAAWWGLGYLIGNAWSGLVVAVVYAIVAAVLALRGRKELKTITGAPQTVATAKEVPEALKPNRRKP
- a CDS encoding VOC family protein, translated to MTVRGVDHVGLTVPDVDAATTFLVEAFDAVVLYDTLPADAPPKGGHETDERLGVPDGAREVRVRMLALPGGPGIELFAFDGAAQGAPAVPTDLGWQHVALYVDDLDVTLDRVVRAGAVALGVPRPLPGPEEGARNRFVYVRTPWGSTVELLTYPDPQPYEAHTDRRRWHP
- a CDS encoding XRE family transcriptional regulator; its protein translation is MDHGQEARPTSRTTAEVVDGVGPRLRTLRQRRDVTLAALATETGISVSTLSRLESGQRKPTLELLLPLARAYQVPLDDLVGAPQTGDPRVHMKPEMHGGRVVVPLTRRTGGVRSFKQLFPPHSPGGEPSPKTHEGYEWLYVLSGRLRLVLGEHDFDLGPGEVVEFDTHTPHWIGNVTDHVTEVLCLYGPQGERAHVRSRPVSAG
- a CDS encoding HAD family hydrolase, with translation MSADPSTAVLFDIDGTLVDSNYAHVDAWWRAFRAVDESVDAWRIHRAIGMDSSRLLGSLLPDAPDDVRATAKQYHSAYYAEQMPRLRTLPGAGELLRAVGSLGHAVVLATSAPASELVRLREVLDAEEWITAVTSSEDVDEAKPAPGIVQVALDRVGVVAERAVMVGDAMWDVEASARVGVPCVSVMTGGIGGDELRQAGAAAVYDDAAAVLADLDGGPIGALGSPGSIGGRS
- a CDS encoding MarR family transcriptional regulator, giving the protein MDSPDDLADELRESIGRIVRATRGKVDTIPPAHSATLGLLDRQGAMTIADLARKRGVKHQGQSRTIGELEERGLVVRETSAEDRRVSVIGITPTGRDVVLRDRRARADWLATAIAEDLSADEREMLARMPPLLHRIARRVEE
- a CDS encoding DUF3618 domain-containing protein, producing the protein MSTPDEIRAEIERTRGDLGSDVDALADKVSPSSIAHRQSEKVKTRFQGVRDSVMGAADSARSSASESASGAADSAKGAVRQASGTAKGNPLAVGLIAFGAGWLVSALLPSTDREEELASEVKERSKPLVDEVKEQAQDAGSQLGDAAKGHVSDLKDSAQHAAQTVKDEAQGAASDVRDHAQSATEDVRGA
- a CDS encoding GNAT family N-acetyltransferase; the protein is MITIERVAWEDPRGVVLRARMDEEMHERYGSAAADEDPAVTAERDRSLAVDPATVITSVLAIDEDGEAVGHIAVRRLRDEVELKRLIVLSSARGKGAATALLDECEHIGREHGARRLILQTGNRQPDAVALYEKTGWRSIPVYEPYAATMPWSFCFDKAL